GTAAGGATTCAGGAGGATGTCCTGAAGATGCAGGACCAGCATCAAATCTACAGTCACTTCTGAGCCAAGCAGAGTCCGAGTTTACCTTAACAAAAGAAGTTTTAAAAGCTGAGAGGAAACGTAATGAGATTTTAAGAGATGAGCTTCAAGCGATGAAAAACTGGGTGGCCGAACTAGGAGGAGAAAATGCAAAGACTAAAGAAGAATTAGAGGAAAAGGCACTGGAAATAATGTCGCTGGAGAAATCGTTAGAACAGAAGGAAACCATTCTGCGGGATGCTCTCTATCACGGGAAAGAGATGGAGAGCTTGTTAGAAGgagcaaatgaaagagagaaagacatgGAGGCTTCCCTAACGACCTTAGAAGCAGAGCTCCAGAAGAGGAACCTTCGAATAGAAGAGTTCCTCACAAAAGAAGAACAGACAAGGTGTGAACAACAGGAATTCGAGGATAAACTAGACATAGCTCTCCATTATGCAACGGAGCTGCAGACGTTGCTAAAGGAAGCAGAAAAAAGGGAGAGGACGATAAAAATTGATTTAGAAGAACAGATGAATAAAAACCATCTGTTAGCTAAGGAGAAAGAAGATGGAGAGATTAAAATAAGAAGGCAACATCAGGAGAGACTGAGGCaacaggaaaaagaagcagaaaagCAGCGTGAACGACTGGAGGAACTCCAGGAAGACTTGGAAAGCGCTCTGCGTCAAGGACAGTGCCTGGAACGCTTGCTGGAATGTAAAGAAGAAGAACCTCATCTCttgttgaagaagaaagagagtgaAGCTCAACTGGAAGTGCAGCGACTTCTCAAAGGACTGTGAATGCTGAAAGAAAAGATTCAGCAGCAGCCTggaggaaaataggatgagagacgAAAAGCGTCTCGGGAGAAGCTAAGAACACAGGAGGGAGCTTTTGAGGGAGCACGACAAACTACCTGTTGATGATCTTCTCCCATGGGACTGCTCAGAGGAATTTCCAGCTAGAACACATTGCGCTGGAACACGGAGATGAAATGATTGAAGAAGGGAAGCAAGAGAAGTGCACAGGAGGAATAATAGGAAGGAAAGACACAGGGAGTGAGGAAaacccctgtgagaaggcccGTGAGACAGAGGAGAAACAACGGAAGAAGTACTTGAACGCCCAGCGGGAAAAGAGTGAGGATTACGAGAAACAATGGGAGGGCCTCAAGCACATTGTGGAAGATGTTCTTCATGGAGATAAATAAAGATCTTCAGGATATTCATCTTTCACTGAGGTGGAAGGCAAGGCAATGGCTGCTGAGTTCCCCCAACTCGTCAGCCAAGACACTGTCTCAATGAACGAACAAACTCACCTGGTGAGAGTCAAAGGAAGAATTTTCTGGAGGTGAGGAGGAAAAGCTCTCAGTATGAGAGCGAAAAGCTATTTGGAGATAAGAGAAAAACTCTCAGCTCTGagcttgagagccaacagcaGTTTAGAGGTTGGAGGaagagctctcagtttgagagccaacagctgttcggaggatGGAGGatgaagctctcagtttgagagtcaAAAGCTGTTCAAAGAACCAAAAGGCCATCAGAAGGcaaaagttcaatgcctttcatatatgcaaaatatgggttatgcaatgcataatgggttgaatacttgcatatcctactgtggcaacccCTGGCGTggctaaaaacccgtaagttcaatgcctttcatatatgcaaaaaaaaaaaaaaaaaaaatatggcctatgcaatgcataatgaatacttgcatatactactgtggcaacctctggcgcggcctaaaaacccgtaagttcaatgcctttcatatatgcaaaataagcctatgcaatgcataatgggttcaatacttgcacacactcctgtggcaacctctggcgcggcctaaaaacccgtaagttcaatgcctttcatatatgcaaaatatgtcctatgcaatgcataatgatacttgcatatactactgtggcaacctctggcgcggtgtaaaaacccgtaagttcaatgcctttcatatatgcaaaatatggcctatgcaatgcataatgggttcaatacttgcatatactcctgtggcaacctctggcgcggcctaaaaacccgtaagttcaatgcctttcatatatgcaaaatatggcctatgcaatgcataatgggttcaatacttgcatatcctactgtggcaacctctggcgcggcctaaaaacccgtaagttcaatgcctttcatatatgcaaaatatggcctatgcaatgcataatgaatacttgcatatactactgtgcaacctctggcgcggcctaaaaacccgtaaagttaaaaaaaaaatgcctttcatatatgcaaaatatggcctatgcaatgcatagtgggttcaatacttgcatatcctactgtggcaacctctggcgcgccctaaaacccgtaagttcaatgcctttcatatatgcaaaatatggcctatgcaatgcataatgaatacttgcatatactactgtggcaacctctggcgtggcgtaaaaacccgtaagttcaatgcctttcatatatgcaaaatatggcctatgcaatgcataatgggttcaatacttgcatatcctactgtggcaacctctggcgtggcctaaaaacccgtaagttcaatgcctttcatatatgcaaaatatggcctatgcaatgcataatgaatacttgcatatactactgtggcaacctctggcgcagcctaaaaacccgtaagttcaatgcctttcatatgcaaaatatggcctatgcaatgcataatgggttcaatacttgcatatactcctgtggcaacctctggcgcggcctaaaaaacccgtaagttcaatgcctttatatatgcaaaatatggcctatgcaatgcataatgaatacttgcatatactactgtggcaacctctggcgcggcctaaaaacccaaaagttcaatgcctttcatatatgcaaaatatggcctatgcaatgcataatgggttcaatacttgcatatactccctgtggcaacctctggcgcggcctaatacccataagttcaatgcctttcatatattgcAAAATGTGGCCTATGCAATGTATATTGGGTTCAATACTTGCTATCctgctgtggcaacctctggcgcagcctaaaaacccgtaagttcaatgcctttcatatatgcaaaatatggcctatgcaatgcataatgaatacttgcatacactactgtggcaacctctggcgtggcctaaaaacccgtaagttcaatgcctttcatatatgcaaaatatggcctatgcaatgcataatgggttcaatacttgcatatactcctgtggcaacctctggcgcggcctaaaaacccgtaagttcaatgcctttcatatatgcaaaatatggcctatgcaatgcataatgaatacttgcatatactactgtggcaacctctggcgcggcctaaaaacccgtaagttcaatgcctttcatatatgcaaaatatggcctatgcaatgcataatgggttcaatacttgcatatactcctgtggcaacctctggcgcggcctaaaaacccgtaagttcaatgccttcataaatgcaaaatatggcctttgcaatgcataatgggttcaatacttgcatatcctactgtggcaacctctggcgcggcctaaaaacctgtaagttcaatgcctttcatatatgcaaaatatggcctatgcaatgcataatgaatacttgcatatactattgtggcaacctctggcgcggcctaaaacccgtaagttcaatgcctttcatatatgcaaaatatggctatgcaatgcataatgggttgaatacttgcatatcctactgtgg
This region of Macrobrachium nipponense isolate FS-2020 chromosome 25, ASM1510439v2, whole genome shotgun sequence genomic DNA includes:
- the LOC135199064 gene encoding reticulocyte-binding protein homolog 2a-like; translation: MKNWVAELGGENAKTKEELEEKALEIMSLEKSLEQKETILRDALYHGKEMESLLEGANEREKDMEASLTTLEAELQKRNLRIEEFLTKEEQTRCEQQEFEDKLDIALHYATELQTLLKEAEKRERTIKIDLEEQMNKNHLLAKEKEDGEIKIRRQHQERLRQQEKEAEKQRERLEELQEDLESALRQGQCLERLLECKEEEPHLLLKKKESEAQLEVQRLLKGL